The DNA window GCGGCCGGTTCGCGGCGCTGGCGCCCGCCTCGTGCAGCTGGACCCAGACCAGGCTGACCTCGGGGCGTGCCTTCAGCGTGTCGAGCTCGGCCCAGCCGCCGCCGTCCGTGCGGATCGCGGAGCGCTGCCAGGGGCTGGTGCGGTCGCCGGTGGCCATTTCGGCGTACGCGGCGCGTATGCCGTTCTGCCGGGCCTCCGCGTAGCGCGCCTTGTCGGGGGCGGGCAGCGGGACGCCCTCGTTCGCGCCGCCGCGGAAGGAGTTGACGCCGTCCGCCTCGCCCGCCGTCAGGTAGACCGAGGTCAGGCGGTGGCCGGTGCGTATGGACTGGCTGAGGTCGGGGTTCATGAAGAACAGGTCGTCGTCCGGGTGGGAGACGATCTGCAACACCGACTCCCCGGCGGCGCGCACCGGCTCGGCCCGGCCCGCCGTCGCGTCCTTCCCCGCCCTGTCCGCCGGGCCGGCCGCCACGGTCCCGGCCGCCTTGGGGCCGGTGGCCGCCAGTGGGACGGCGGGACGGGCGAGCTGGATGCCCGTCACGGTCAGCAGCAACGTCGCGAGGACGACGCTGGGCAGAGCGCGGCGCGGCAGGCGGAAGGTATTACGGGCCCTGGGCGGCATAGGAATGGTGCTTTCGGTGTGCGAGATGTGGCTACGGGATGGGGTGCGCCCAGGACGGCGCTGATCATCGCGCGTGACTGTGGAGCAGAAGTGAAGAGGGTTTCACGTGGGATCCGGTTCACCGGCCCCGGAAACCCGTGATGTTGCGGATCTCACTGGCCTTCTCGGTCACAGTTCTTCGCACAGTCCGTCTCGGTTCTTCGCACAGTCCGCCCTGGTCCCGGCCCGGGCCGGAGGCCGTGCCGCTGCTCCTGCGGATAGGCTCGTGAGCCGGACCTTGCCGGACGGTTGTACGGACCGTGGGACGGCCGGAGCAGGAGGCAGAATGTCGGCGCCGGGACGCAGGAGCAGTACCTTCACACGGCTGCTGCGGCACGGTTTCACGGACCCGTCCGCCGCCGAACGGCTGCTCGACGCCCCCGAGCTGGGGGCCGTACGGGGCGACCCGGTGCTCCTCGACGCGCTCGGCGCGACCGCCGACCCCGACCTGGCGCTCCTCGGCCTCGTACGGCTCGTGGAGGCGCAGGACGTCGCCGAGCGGCGCGTCTTCCTCGACACCCTCGTCACCGCCAAGCCCATGCGTGACCGGCTGCTCGGGGTGCTCGGCGCGTCGGAGGCGCTCGGCGACCACCTGGCGCGGCATCCGCGCGACTGGCACGCGCTCGTCACCTACGAGGCGGCGGATCTCCACCCCGGCGTCGCCGAATTCGAGCGGTGCCTCGCCGGCGCCGACGACGCGGTGTCGCTGCGGGTCGCCTACCGTCGCTGCCTGCTGTCGATCGCGGCCCGCGACGTGTGCGGTACGACCGACGTCGCGCAGGCGGCGGCCGAACTGGCCGACCTGGCCACGGCGACCCTGCGCGCCGCACTCGGAATCGCCCGCGCGGCCGCTCCGGAGGACGCCGCCATGTGCCGGCTCGCGGTGGTCGCGATGGGCAAGTGCGGCGGCCACGAGCTGAACTACGTCTCCGACGTGGACGTGATCTTCGTGGCCGAGGCGGCGGACGGGCCGCAGAAGCAGGGGGCGCAGGGCGGGCAGGGGGCCGACGAGGACAAGGCGCTGCGCGCCGCCACCCGGCTCGCCTCCCACCTCATGCGGATCTGCTCGGAGACGAACATCGAGGGCACGATCTGGCCGGTCGACGCGAATCTGCGGCCCGAGGGGCGCAACGGGCCGCTGGTACGGACGCTCTCCAGCCACCTCGCGTACTACCAGCGGTGGGCCAAGACGTGGGAGTTCCAGGCGCTGCTCAAGGCGCGGGCGGTCGCGGGCGACCTGGCGCTGGGCGAGGCGTACGTCGCCGCCGTCTCGCCCCTCGTGTGGCAGGCCGCCGAGCGCGAGAACTTCGTCCCCGACGTACAGAAGATGCGCCGCCGCGTCGTCGACAACATCCCGGCGGCGCAGATCGACCGCGAACTGAAGCTCGGGCCCGGCGGGCTGCGGGACGTCGAGTTCGCCGTACAGCTCCTGCAACTGGTGCACGGGCGCAGCGACGCGACGCTGCACCAGGGCTCGACGCTGGGCGCGCTGAAGGCGCTCTCGGCGGGCGGGTACGTGGGGCGGGCGGACGCCGTGCAGCTCGACGAGGCGTACCGCTTCCTGCGCGCCATGGAGCACCGCATCCAGCTGTACCGGCTGCGCCGCACGCACCTGGTGCCGCAGGACGAGGCCGATCTGCGGCGGCTCGGCCGCTCGCTCGGGCTGCGCACCGATCCCGTCGTCGAGCTGAACCGCGCCTGGCGGCGGCACGCGGGGTGGTGCGGCGGCTGCACGAGAAGATCTTCTACCGGCCGCTGCTCGACGCGGTGGCCCAGCTCGCGCCCGGTGAGATCCGGCTCAGCCCGAAGGCGGCGGGGCAGCGGCTCGAAGCGCTGGGTTACGCCGATCCGGCCGCCGCGCTGCGCCACCTGGAGGCGCTCGCGTCCGGCGTGACGCGCAAGGCGGCCATCCAGCGGACGCTGCTGCCCGTGCTGCTGGGCTGGTTCGCGGACTCCGCCGACCCGGACGCCGGGCTGCTCGGCTTCCGGAAGGTGTCCGACGCGCTGGGCAAGACGCCCTGGTACCTGCGGCTGCTGCGGGACGAGGGGGCGGCGGCGGAGAACCTGGCGCGGGTCCTGTCGGCCGGGCGGCTCGCTCCCGACCTGCTCCTGCGGGCGCCGGAGGCGGTGGCGCTGCTCGGCGACCCCGAGGGGCTGAAGCCGCGCGGGCGGGCGCATCTGGAGCAGGAGGTGCTGGCCGCGGTCGGGCGCGCGGACGGTGCGGAGGCGGCGGTGGCGGCGGCACGCGGGGTGCGGCGGCGGGAGCTGTTCCGTACCGCCGCGGGCGACATCATCGGATCGTACGGAACCGAGGAGAGCCCGGCCGAGGAGGACCCCGGCGCCCTCGTGGACCGGGTCGGCAACGCGCTGACCGACCTGACCGCCGCCACGCTGGCCGGGGCGCTGCGGGCCGCCGTGCGCGAGCGCTGGGGGGACACGCTGCCGACGCGGTTCGCGGTGATCGGGATGGGGCGCTTCGGCGGCCACGAGCTGAGTTACGGGTCCGACGCCGACGTCCTGTTCGTGCACGAGCCGCGCGAGGGGGCGGACGAGCAGGAGGCCGCTCGGGCGGCGAACACGGTGGTGGCGGAGATGCGGCGGCTGCTCCAACTGCCCACCTCGGACCCGCCTTTGCTGATCGACGCGGACCTGCGGCCGGAGGGCAAGAGCGGGCCGATGGTGCGTACGCTCCCCTCCTACGCGGCGTACTACCGGCGGTGGTCGCTGGTGTGGGAGAGCCAGGCCCTGCTCCGCGCGGAGCCGATGGCCGGGGACGTGGACCTCGGGCGGCGGTTCGTCGAGCTCGTCGATCCGCTGCGATACCCGAAGGCGGGGCTCGGTGACGACGCGGTGCGCGAGATCCGGCGGCTCAAGGCGCGCATGGAGTCGGAGCGGATGCCGCGCGGCGCGGACCCGACCCTGCACGCGAAGCTGGGGCGGGGCGGGCTGAGCGACGTCGAGTGGACCGTGCAACTGGTGCAGATGCGGCACGGCTCCCAGGTTCCCGGCCTGCGCACCACCCGCACCCGTGAGGCGCTGGCGGCGGCGGTCGCCGCGGACCTGGTGACGGCGGACGACGCGGCGGTCCTCGACGAGGCGTGGGTACTGGCGACGCGGGTGCGCAACGCGGTGATGCTGGTACGGGGGAGGCCGGGCGACACGTTTCCCTCGGACGGGCGCGAGCTGGGTGCGGTCGCGCGGTACCTGGGGTACGAGGCGGGCCATGTCGGAGACATGCTCGACGACTACCGGCGCACGACGCGTCGGGCGCGGGCGGTGGCCGAGGAGCTGTTCTACGGCGGGTAGGCGCCGCGATACGCGCTACCGGACGGGGGCGCGGGTGCGCATCAAGCCCGTCCGGAGTGCGGTGGTCCTATGGGCCCCGGACTACATCCTGGCCGGCCACACCCGGCGGCGGCCCGTCCGGGGCCGGGACGCGTCCTCGGCGACCAGCTTCGGGAGGCGGTGCGGCAGCGAGCCGTACCAGGTGCGGCTGAGGGTGTAGCCGAAGGCGAGGCAGACCAGGCCGCCCACCGCGTCCAGCCAGAAGTGGTTGGCTGTGGCGACGATGACCACCAGGGTCGCCGTCGGGTAGAGCAGGCCGAGGACCTTCACCCAGGGCACGGAGGCCAGGGCGAAGATCGTCACGCCGCACCACAGGGACCAGCCGATGTGCATGGAGGGCATCGCGGCGTACTGGTTCGACATGTTCTTGAAGTTGCCGGACGCCATCGAGCCCCAGGTCTGGTGCACCAGGACCGTGTCGATGAAGCCGTGCCCGTTCATCAGGCGCGGCGGCGCCAGAGGATACAGGTAGTAGCCGAGCAGGGCGATTCCCGTAGTCGCGAAGAGGACGAGGCGGGTCGCGGCGTAGCGGCCGGGATGGCAGCGGAACAGCCAGACCAGCACACCGATCGTGACGACGAAGTGCAGCGTCGCGTAGTAGTAGTTCATCGACACGATCAGCCATGTCACCGAGTTCACGGCACGGTTGACCGTCTCCTCGAAGGCGACGCCCAGGCTCTGCTCGGCCCGCCAGATCCAGTCCGCGTTGCGCAGGGCCGCGGCCTTCTGCTCCGGCACCGCGTTGCGGATGAGGGAGTACGTCCAGTAACTGACCGCGATCAGCAGGATCTCGAACCAGATGCGCGGGTGGCGCGGGGAGCGCAGCCTCCTCAGAGCAGCGGACCGTGCGGAAGGCTGCTCCTGTTGCTCCTCGTCCACGACGGGTGAGGGGTCGGTGGCCGTCCGGCCTTCCAAAGTCTTCACGGTCGCGTCACCCATGGGGAGAGAGTCTGCCAGATGAGCACCACCCTTCCGATCATCCTCCGGTCGGGTGACGCATGCACGTGCTGCGCGCTACGGGCGGGGGCCCGATGCGGTTGAACCGCGTACTACCAACTCGGGCATGAAGACGAACTCGCTGTGCGGTGCCGGTGTGCCGCCGACCTCTTCGAGGAGCGTACGGACCGCGGCCTGCCCCATCGCCGTCACCGGCTGCCTGATGGTCGTCAGCGGAGGGTCCGTGAACGCTATGAGGGGCGAATCGTCGAAGCCGACCACCGAGATGTCGCGCGGTACGTCGAGACCCAGGCGGCGGGCGGCGCGGATCGCTCCGAGCGCCATCATGTCGCTGGCGCAGACGACCGCCGTGCAGCCCCGCTCGATCAGGGCCGAGGCGGCGGCCTGGCCGCCCTCCAGCGTGTAGAGCGAGTGCTGGATCAGCTCCTCCGCCTGCTCGGGACCGAGGCCGAGCCGCTCCTGCATCGCGGCGCGGAAACCCTCGATCTTGCGGAGTACGGGAACGAACCGCTTCGGGCCGACGGCCAGGCCGATACAGGTGTGGCCCAGCGACGCCAGGTGCGTGACCGCGAGCCGCATCGCCGCGCGGTCGTCGGGGGAGATGAAGGGCGCCTGGACCTTTGGCGAGAAGCCGTTGACCAGGACGAAGGGGACACCCTGGGCGCGCAGCTGCTCGTAGCGCTGCATGTCCGCCGTGGTGTCCGCGTGGAGCCCGGAGACGAAGATGATGCCGGAGACCCCGCGGTCCACGAGCATCTCGGTGAGTTCGTCCTCCGTCGAGCCGCCGGGGGTTTGGGTCGCGAGGACCGGCGTGTAGCCCTGACGCGTCAGACCCTGGCCGATGACCTGGGCCAGGGCCGGGAAGATCGGGTTCTCGAGCTCGGGGGTTATGAGGCCGACCAGTCCGGCGCTGCGCCGGCGCAGGCGTACGGGGCGCTCGTATCCGAGGACGTCGAGCGCGGCAAGTACGGATTCGCGGGTGGCCGCGGCTACCCCGGGCTTGCCGTTGAGTACGCGGCTGACCGTCGCTTCACTGACCCCCGCCTGGGCTGCGATGTCGGCAAGCCGTGCGGTCATGGGAGTGGACTGTACCGGGCGCATGTCAGATTGCCCACCAAGCGCACGAATCGGCCGGGAGGGTGACGGTGGCGCCGTCCTCGGCGGGCGCCTCGGAGGCGATCAGCAGGCGACCGGGGGTGGGGAGTTCGGCGGGCCTGGGCGTGGTGTTGAGGGTGCAGACGAAGCCGGGGCGGCTGAACATGAGCAGCCCGTCCGGATAGCCGCCGGGAGGCTGCTCCCAGGTCATCGGCCCGTCGCCCAGGCCCGGCAGCTCGCGGCGCAGGGCGAGCGCCGAGCGGTAGAGCTCCAGGGTGGAGTGCGGGTCCCCGGTCTGGGCCTCCACCGTGAGCGACTTCCAGGCGTCGGGCTGCGGCAGCCAGGACGGGGCCGCGCCGTCGGGCGAGAAACCGAACGGCGGCACGTCGCCCGACCAGGGCATCGGCACCCTCGATCCGTCGCGCAGGCCGTCCTGGCCGTCGGTGCGGAAGAAGGACGGGTCCTGGCGGACCTCGTCGGGCAGGTCCGTGACCTCCGGCAGGCCCAGCTCCTCGCCCTGGTAGAGGTACGCCGAACCCGGCAGCGCCAGCATCAGCAGCGCGGCGGCGCGGGCACGCCGCAGCCCCAGGGTCTCGTCACCGCCGCCGTAGCGGGTGAGGTGGCGGACCACGTCGTGGTTGGACAGGACCCAGGTGGTGGGGGCACCGACGAGGGTGGTCGCGGCGAGTGACGTCTCGATCACGGCGCGCATCGCCTGCGCGTCCCACGGACAGTTCAGGAACTGGAAGTTGAACGCCTGGTGCAGCTCGTCGGGGCGTACGTACAGGGCGAGCCGCTCGGGGGAGGGGGCCCACGCCTCCGCGACGCCGATGCGTTCACCGTCGTACGAGTCCAGCAGCCGGCGCCAGGAGCGGTGGATGTCGTGCACGCCGTCCTGGTCGAAGAACGGCAGGACCTGGGAGCCGATCATCTTGGCCTGCTCCCGGGCGCCGATGTCGGGCAGCCCCTCGGCCTTGACCATGCCGTGGGCGACGTCGACACGGAAACCGTCGACGCCCAGGCCCAGCCAGAAACGCAGGATCGAGTCGAACTCCTCGTGCACCTCGGGGCTGTGCCAGTTCAGGTCGGGCTGCTCGGGCGCGAAGAGATGCAGGTACCAGTCGCCGTCCGGGGTGCGGGTCCAGGCCGGGCCGCCGAAGACCGACTCCCAGTCGTTCGGTGGCAGTTCCCCGGCCGCGCCCCTGCCGGGATGGAAGTGGTAGCGCTCGCGGGCCGGGCCGCCCTGCTGGTCGGCCAGGGCGGCGCGGAACCACGCGTGCTGGTCGGAGGTGTGGTTCGGGACGATGTCGACGATCACGCGCAGGTTCAGGTCGTGCGCCGCGTTGATCAGCTCCGCGGCGTCGTCGAGGGAGCCGAAGAGCGGGTCGACGGTGCGGTAGTCGGCCACGTCGTACCCGCCGTCGGCCTGCGGCGACGCGTAGAAGGGGGTCAGCCAGACCGCGTCGGCGCCGAGGGCCGCCACGTGGGGGAGCCGCTCGCGGATGCCGCGCAGGTCGCCGATGCCGTCGCCGTCGCTGTCTGCGAAGGAGCGCACGTACACCTGGTAGATGACGGCGTCGCGCCACCAGCCGCGCTCCGGTGCCGTCCGGGTGGGTGCGAGCTCCTGCGTCATGAAGATCCCTCTCGTATACGGGGGCGGGCCGGTCCTTGGTCTGTCTACGAGATCAACGCTGGTGCACCTTGAAAGTAACAGCCCTGCAAGACCTTGCGGTAGTGCTTGCAGGTGCCCGCGCAAGCCCGATATGCCGTGTGCGCCCCCTCTGACAAGGGGCTCGACGGCAACCGTGAGGACACGCCGATGTAACGATCGGCTGCTCTTGCGGAAAATCTTCGCAAGCTCTTTCGGACTCCTTGCATCCTTGTTACGTTCCTCGACGACCCGGCGCCGCGACGGAGCGGTTCGGCAGTTGAAGGAGTTCAGATGCGACGTGGCATAACGGCCACCGCCCTGGTCGCGACCCTGGCGCTCGCGGCGACCGCATGCGGCGGAGACAGCGGTGAAACCGGTGGCAAGAAGGCTTCGGGCAAGCTGTCCGGCACCGTCACCTGGTGGGACACCTCCACCGTCGGCAGCGAGGACAAGGTCTTCAAGAAGCTGGCGGAAGGCTTTGAGAAGAAGCACCCGGACGTCGACGTCAAGTACGTCAACGTTCCGTTCGGTGAGGCGCAGAACAAGTTCAAGAACGCCGCCCAGTCCGGCTCCGGCGCCCCCGACGTGATCCGCTCCGAGGTCGCCTGGACCCCCGAGTTCGCGGACCTCGGCTACCTCGCCCCGCTCGACGGCACGGCCGCCCTGAAGAACGACAAGGACTTCCTGGCGCAGGCCGCGGCCAGCACGAAGTACAAGGGCAAGACGTACGCGGTGCCGCAGGTCATCGACTCCATGGGTCTCTTCTACAACGAGAAGATCTTCAAGGACGCCGGTGTCGAGGTGCCCAAGACCATCGCCGAGCTGAAGACCGTCTCGAAGAAGATCAAGGACAAGACCGGCAAGACCGGCCTCTACCTGCGCGGCGACGACGCGTACTGGTTCCTCTCCTTCCTGTACGGCGAGGGCGGCGACCTGGTCGACGCCAAGAGCAAGAGCGTCACGGTCGACCAGGAGCCCGGCGTCAAGGCCCTGAAGGTCGTGAAGGACCTGGTCGACTCCGGGGCCGCCAAGACGGACGCCACCGACGGCTGGGAGAACATGCAGTCGGCGTTCAAGGACGGCAAGGTCGCGATGATGATCAACGGCCCGTGGGCCGTCGCCGACACCTTCGCCGGCAAGGAGTTCAAGGACAAGGCCAACCTGGGCATCACCACCGTCCCGGCCGGCAGCAAGGGCCAGGGCGCCCCGCAGGGCGGCCACAACCTCGCCGTCTACGCGGGCTCCAAGAACCTGGAAGCCTCGTACGCCTTCAGCGAGTACATGACCTCCGCCGAGAGCCAGGCGCTGGTCGCCAAGGAGCTGAGCCTGCTCCCCACTCGTACCGCGGTCTACTCCCAGCCGGGCGTCTCGGACAACCAGATCGTCGGCTTCTTCAAGCCGGTCGTCGACAAGGCCGTCGAGCGCCCCTGGATCCCGGAGACCGGCAGCCTCTTCGCGCCGCTGGTGACCGAGTACACCAAGGTCCTCACCGGCCAGACGACCCCGGAAAAGGGCGCCAAGACCACTGGCGACCAGTACCGCAAGCTCCTCAAGGGCTGGAAGTAACAGGAAGGCAGGCCGACTGATGGCTGTCCACACCAGCCAGTCGGTGGCGGAGGCCGCGGGCGACGACGTCGCCCGCGGCCCCGGCCGCGGTGCTGGCAGAAATCCGGACAAGGGCAGGGGCATGGTCACGTTCCGGCGATCGCTCTCGACCCACTGGTACGCCTGGACCATGGTCGCCCCCGTGGTGATCGTGATCGGCGTGATCATCGGGTATCCGCTGTTCCGCGGCATCTACCTGTCGATGACCGACGCCAACGAGCGCAACGTCGAACGCAGCATCGGCGTCAACCAGATGCCCGCGACGTACGAGTTCGTGGGTCTCGACAACTACGCCGACGCGCTCACCGGTGACCAGTTCCTCGGCACCCTCGGCTGGACACTGGTGTGGACGGTCTCCTGCGTCAGCGTCACGTTCCTGCTGGGCCTCGGCCTCGCGAACATCCTCAACCGGCGGATCGCGGGCCGCTCGTTCTACCGGATGATGCTGATCCTGCCCTGGGCCATCCCCGGCTTCGTCTCCGTCTTCGCCTGGCGCTTCCTCTACAACGAGGACCGCGGCTTCCTGAACCGGATCCTGGCCGGCGGCGGCATCGACGCGGTGCCGTGGCTCAACGACCCGACGATGGCGAAGATCTCGGTCATCGCCGTCAACGTCTGGCTCGGCGTGCCGTTCATGATGGTCGCCCTCCTCGGCGGCCTCCAGTCCATCGACAGCGCCCAGTACGAGGCCGCCGAGATGGACGGCGCCAACGCCTGGCAGCGCTTCCGGCACATCACCCTGCCCGGACTGCGCCCGGTCAGCGCCACCGTGATCCTGCTGAGCACGATCTGGACCTTCAACATGTTCCCGGTGATCTTCCTGCTCACCCGCGGCGGACCCGGCGAAGCCACCCAGATCCTGGTCACCCAGGCGTTCAAGTTCTCCTTCGAGATCAGCCCCCGCGACTTCGCGCAGTCGTCCACCTGGGGCGTACTGATCCTGATCCTCCTGATGCTCTTCGCCGCGGTCTACCGGCGAGTGCTCCGCAAGCAGGGAGATGTCTGGTGAGCACCGACACCGCCACCCCCACCCCGGGCTCCAAGGTCGCCGCGGTCCTCGCCCCGGCGAACGCCCCGCTGCGCGGCCGGCGTTCCCCGCTGGCCTCGGTCGGCCTGCACGCCACGCTCGTCGTGGCGTCCGTGATCGCCGTGTTCCCCGTCCTGTGGGTCCTGCTGACCTCGCTCAAGCCGCCGGCGTACGCGACCAGCACCGACTTCTTCAAGGACACGACGCTCACCAACTACACGAACCTGCTGAACGACACCCCGTTCCTCACCTGGTTCGCGAACTCGCTGCTCGTCGCCGGCCTGACCACGGTCCTCGGCGTCTTCATCGCCGCCACCACCGGTTACGCCGTGAGCCGCTTCCGCTTCCCCGGCAAGCGCGGTCTGATGTGGACCCTGCTCATCACGCAGATGTTCCCGGTCGCGGTCCTGATCGTGCCGATCTACAACATCATGTCGAGCATGGGCCTGCTCAACCAGCCGGTCGGCCTCGTGATCACATACCTCACGATCGCCGTGCCGTTCTGCGCCTGGATGATGAAGGGCTTCTTCGACACCATCCCGCGCGAGATCGACGAATCGGGCCAGGTCGACGGCCTCACCCCGTTCGGCACCTTCTGGCGGCTCATCCTGCCGCTCGCCAAGCCCGGCATCGCGGTGACGGCGTTCTACTCCTTCGTCACCGCCTGGGGCGAAGTGGCGTACGCCTCCGCCTTCATGGTCGGCGACGAGAACCTGACCCTCGCGGGCGGCCTCCAGAAGTTCGTCAACCAGTACGGCGCCCAGTGGGGCCCGATGGCCGCCGCCTCCGTACTCATCGCCATCCCGGCCGCGCTGGTGTTCCTCTTCGCCCAGCGCCACCTGGTGACCGGTGTGTCCGCGGGAGCCGTCAAGGGCTAGCGCTCTCTTCCTTTACGCCGGCGGCGCCGGACCCGCACCGAGGACCCGGCGCCGCTCCCACCCCATGACTTCCAGGGACGACATGACCCAGCACCTCGCTGCTCCCACCGCCCCCACCAGTGCCGCCGCCTTCGGCAACGAGCGCACCGGCTGGTGGCGCGACGCGGTGATCTACCAGGTCTATCCGCGCAGCTTCGCCGACGGCAACGGCGACGGCATGGGCGATCTCGAAGGAGTACGCCGCCGCCTGCCGTACCTGCGGGACCTCGGCGTCGACGCTGTCTGGCTCAGCCCCTTCTACGCCTCCCCGCAGGCCGACGCCGGCTACGACGTCGCCGACTACCGGGCCATCGACCCCATGTTCGGCACCCTCCTCGACGCCGACGCCCTGATCCGCGACGCCCACGACCTGGGCCTGCGCATCATCGTCGACCTGGTGCCCAACCACTCCTCCGACCAGCACGAGTGGTTCAAGCGCGCCCTCAAGGAGGGCCCCGGCTCCGCGCTGCGCGAGCGCTACCACTTCCGGCCCGGCAAGGGCACGGACGGCGAACTCCCGCCGAACGACTGGGAGTCCATCTTCGGCGGGCCCGCCTGGACCCGTACGGTGAACCCGGACGGCACGCCCGGCGACTGGTACCTGCACCTTTTCGCGCCCGAGCAGCCCGACTTCAACTGGGAACACCCGGCCGTCGCCGACGAGTTCCGCTCCATCCTGCGCTTCTGGCTCGACATGGGCGTCGACGGCTTCCGCATCGACGTGGCGCACGGCCTGGTCAAGGCCGAAGGTCTGCCGGACCTCGGCAGCCACGACCAGCTCAAGCTGCTCGGCAACGACGTCATGCCGTTCTTCGACCAGGACGGCGTCCACGAGATCTACCGCTCCTGGCGGCAGATCCTCGACGAGTACCCCGGCGAGCGCATCGGCGTGGCCGAGGCGTGGACCCCGACGGTGGAGCGTACGGCGAACTACGTGCGCCCCGACGAACTGCACCAGGCGTTCAACTTCCAGTACCTCGGCACGGAGTGGGACGCGGCCGCGCTGCGCGAGGTCATCGACCTGTCGCTCGCCGCGATGCGGCCGGTCGACGCGCCCGCCACCTGGGTGCTGTCCAACCACGACGTGACGCGGCACGCGACCCGGTTCGCCAACCCGCCCGGTCTCGGCACCCAGATCCGCACCCCCGGCGACCGCGGGCTCGGTCTGCGCCGGGCCCGCGCGGCGACGCTGCTGATGCTGGCGCTGCCCGGCTCGGCGTACGTCTACCAGGGCGAGGAGCTCGGGCTCCCCGACGTCACCGACCTGCCCGACGAGGCCCGCCAGGACCCGTCCTTCTTCCGCGCCGAGGGCCAGGACGGCTTCCGCGACGGGTGCCGCGTGCCGATCCCGTGGACGGCCGGGGGGCCGTCCTACGGCTTCGGTACGGGCGGCAGCTGGCTGCCGCAGCCGGCCGGCTGGGGCGAGCTGAGCGTCGAGACGCAGACCGGCGACCCGGGCTCGACCCTGGAGCTGTACCGCTCGGCGCTGGCCGTACGCCGCGACCACCCCGGCCTGGGAGCCGGCACGGACGTGGCCTGGCTGGACGCGCCGCAGGGAGTGGTGGCCTTCGCGCGCGAGGGCTTCGTCTGCACGGTCAACACCACGGGTGCGCCGATACGCCTCCCCGCTCCCGGCCGCATCCT is part of the Streptomyces agglomeratus genome and encodes:
- a CDS encoding glycoside hydrolase family 13 protein, whose protein sequence is MTQELAPTRTAPERGWWRDAVIYQVYVRSFADSDGDGIGDLRGIRERLPHVAALGADAVWLTPFYASPQADGGYDVADYRTVDPLFGSLDDAAELINAAHDLNLRVIVDIVPNHTSDQHAWFRAALADQQGGPARERYHFHPGRGAAGELPPNDWESVFGGPAWTRTPDGDWYLHLFAPEQPDLNWHSPEVHEEFDSILRFWLGLGVDGFRVDVAHGMVKAEGLPDIGAREQAKMIGSQVLPFFDQDGVHDIHRSWRRLLDSYDGERIGVAEAWAPSPERLALYVRPDELHQAFNFQFLNCPWDAQAMRAVIETSLAATTLVGAPTTWVLSNHDVVRHLTRYGGGDETLGLRRARAAALLMLALPGSAYLYQGEELGLPEVTDLPDEVRQDPSFFRTDGQDGLRDGSRVPMPWSGDVPPFGFSPDGAAPSWLPQPDAWKSLTVEAQTGDPHSTLELYRSALALRRELPGLGDGPMTWEQPPGGYPDGLLMFSRPGFVCTLNTTPRPAELPTPGRLLIASEAPAEDGATVTLPADSCAWWAI
- a CDS encoding phosphatase PAP2 family protein — its product is MGDATVKTLEGRTATDPSPVVDEEQQEQPSARSAALRRLRSPRHPRIWFEILLIAVSYWTYSLIRNAVPEQKAAALRNADWIWRAEQSLGVAFEETVNRAVNSVTWLIVSMNYYYATLHFVVTIGVLVWLFRCHPGRYAATRLVLFATTGIALLGYYLYPLAPPRLMNGHGFIDTVLVHQTWGSMASGNFKNMSNQYAAMPSMHIGWSLWCGVTIFALASVPWVKVLGLLYPTATLVVIVATANHFWLDAVGGLVCLAFGYTLSRTWYGSLPHRLPKLVAEDASRPRTGRRRVWPARM
- a CDS encoding carbohydrate ABC transporter permease, whose amino-acid sequence is MAVHTSQSVAEAAGDDVARGPGRGAGRNPDKGRGMVTFRRSLSTHWYAWTMVAPVVIVIGVIIGYPLFRGIYLSMTDANERNVERSIGVNQMPATYEFVGLDNYADALTGDQFLGTLGWTLVWTVSCVSVTFLLGLGLANILNRRIAGRSFYRMMLILPWAIPGFVSVFAWRFLYNEDRGFLNRILAGGGIDAVPWLNDPTMAKISVIAVNVWLGVPFMMVALLGGLQSIDSAQYEAAEMDGANAWQRFRHITLPGLRPVSATVILLSTIWTFNMFPVIFLLTRGGPGEATQILVTQAFKFSFEISPRDFAQSSTWGVLILILLMLFAAVYRRVLRKQGDVW
- a CDS encoding bifunctional [glutamine synthetase] adenylyltransferase/[glutamine synthetase]-adenylyl-L-tyrosine phosphorylase, which encodes MAAARGVVRRLHEKIFYRPLLDAVAQLAPGEIRLSPKAAGQRLEALGYADPAAALRHLEALASGVTRKAAIQRTLLPVLLGWFADSADPDAGLLGFRKVSDALGKTPWYLRLLRDEGAAAENLARVLSAGRLAPDLLLRAPEAVALLGDPEGLKPRGRAHLEQEVLAAVGRADGAEAAVAAARGVRRRELFRTAAGDIIGSYGTEESPAEEDPGALVDRVGNALTDLTAATLAGALRAAVRERWGDTLPTRFAVIGMGRFGGHELSYGSDADVLFVHEPREGADEQEAARAANTVVAEMRRLLQLPTSDPPLLIDADLRPEGKSGPMVRTLPSYAAYYRRWSLVWESQALLRAEPMAGDVDLGRRFVELVDPLRYPKAGLGDDAVREIRRLKARMESERMPRGADPTLHAKLGRGGLSDVEWTVQLVQMRHGSQVPGLRTTRTREALAAAVAADLVTADDAAVLDEAWVLATRVRNAVMLVRGRPGDTFPSDGRELGAVARYLGYEAGHVGDMLDDYRRTTRRARAVAEELFYGG
- a CDS encoding LacI family DNA-binding transcriptional regulator, which translates into the protein MTARLADIAAQAGVSEATVSRVLNGKPGVAAATRESVLAALDVLGYERPVRLRRRSAGLVGLITPELENPIFPALAQVIGQGLTRQGYTPVLATQTPGGSTEDELTEMLVDRGVSGIIFVSGLHADTTADMQRYEQLRAQGVPFVLVNGFSPKVQAPFISPDDRAAMRLAVTHLASLGHTCIGLAVGPKRFVPVLRKIEGFRAAMQERLGLGPEQAEELIQHSLYTLEGGQAAASALIERGCTAVVCASDMMALGAIRAARRLGLDVPRDISVVGFDDSPLIAFTDPPLTTIRQPVTAMGQAAVRTLLEEVGGTPAPHSEFVFMPELVVRGSTASGPRP
- a CDS encoding extracellular solute-binding protein is translated as MRRGITATALVATLALAATACGGDSGETGGKKASGKLSGTVTWWDTSTVGSEDKVFKKLAEGFEKKHPDVDVKYVNVPFGEAQNKFKNAAQSGSGAPDVIRSEVAWTPEFADLGYLAPLDGTAALKNDKDFLAQAAASTKYKGKTYAVPQVIDSMGLFYNEKIFKDAGVEVPKTIAELKTVSKKIKDKTGKTGLYLRGDDAYWFLSFLYGEGGDLVDAKSKSVTVDQEPGVKALKVVKDLVDSGAAKTDATDGWENMQSAFKDGKVAMMINGPWAVADTFAGKEFKDKANLGITTVPAGSKGQGAPQGGHNLAVYAGSKNLEASYAFSEYMTSAESQALVAKELSLLPTRTAVYSQPGVSDNQIVGFFKPVVDKAVERPWIPETGSLFAPLVTEYTKVLTGQTTPEKGAKTTGDQYRKLLKGWK